One Brachyspira pilosicoli P43/6/78 genomic window carries:
- a CDS encoding OmpA family protein yields the protein MSKIKFILILTIFIFNISYTQTISHKFFWNLKVGERIESVKTADVEYYENGLLKKTYKERNIVDLTVIAIAPKGGYRVSGVFKIFRLYDGNSVFHLEEEYSSDFIIHTNGKFEVPYNYFMPNVRHIPTFPYKEISLTHSWNSEAMEIVKVNNAPNLAMALSADYLFANIETNENNDPLAVIQYHIMTDKDLLQAGLSRNGYPERIYGFNYGTFLWDMNKNIPVSQTERYQILFGYGKNLSYLSLQYKMNIISTYKIYSTITEEENELNRKKLEDNLNDDVVVDTVPEGLVIRLGEILFDTDSYTLKEDAKDTVDNIINAIKQTYPDREIIVEGHTDNTGEANYNQALSEKRAKTVADYILPKLEHDKLSYRGFGDKEPIASNDNPDGRQKNRRVDIIIKLR from the coding sequence ATGAGTAAAATAAAATTTATATTAATTTTAACAATATTTATTTTTAATATTTCTTATACTCAAACAATATCTCATAAGTTCTTTTGGAATCTCAAAGTTGGAGAGAGAATTGAATCTGTAAAAACTGCTGATGTAGAATATTATGAAAACGGATTATTAAAAAAAACTTATAAAGAAAGAAACATTGTAGATTTAACAGTTATAGCGATAGCTCCTAAAGGCGGATATAGAGTTAGCGGTGTATTTAAAATTTTTAGGCTATATGATGGAAACAGTGTTTTTCATTTGGAAGAAGAGTATTCAAGCGATTTTATAATACACACTAATGGTAAATTTGAAGTGCCTTATAATTATTTTATGCCGAATGTAAGGCATATTCCTACTTTTCCATATAAAGAAATATCTCTCACACATTCTTGGAATAGTGAAGCTATGGAGATAGTAAAAGTCAATAATGCTCCTAATCTTGCTATGGCATTATCTGCTGATTATTTATTTGCAAACATTGAAACAAATGAAAATAATGACCCTCTTGCCGTTATACAATATCATATTATGACTGATAAAGATTTGCTTCAAGCTGGGCTTTCTAGAAATGGTTATCCTGAAAGAATATATGGTTTTAATTATGGAACTTTTTTATGGGATATGAATAAGAATATACCAGTATCACAAACCGAGAGATATCAAATATTATTCGGATATGGTAAAAACTTATCTTATCTTAGCTTGCAATACAAGATGAATATTATAAGCACTTATAAAATTTACAGCACTATTACAGAAGAAGAAAATGAGTTAAACAGAAAAAAATTAGAAGATAATCTTAATGATGATGTTGTAGTTGATACTGTTCCTGAAGGGTTAGTAATTAGACTTGGAGAGATTTTATTTGATACAGATTCTTATACACTAAAAGAAGATGCAAAAGACACTGTTGATAATATTATAAATGCTATTAAACAAACTTATCCAGACAGAGAAATCATAGTTGAGGGGCATACTGATAATACAGGAGAAGCAAATTACAATCAAGCCCTATCAGAAAAAAGAGCAAAAACTGTAGCAGATTATATATTGCCAAAACTTGAGCATGATAAATTATCTTATAGAGGTTTCGGAGATAAAGAGCCTATAGCTTCAAATGATAATCCTGATGGAAGA
- a CDS encoding methyl-accepting chemotaxis protein, whose amino-acid sequence MLLNKKEISRKNKLKFYIPIHFLIVAVISVELYSILLRTIYQLGSSLRGYIYLFIVLIALATSISLFLDCIKAERKSAVMLGRLYVIKTGFAVVLVAIVSYATYLIEGSITLFEILNIRLIMVIFLITFSMGLASISFNFLVGPLYRKTGSKEYYLPMGYSLVPILISVVIFIITLVNGMHYRAESYHYSASNASLKREYANDFVNEFSRRIDKYINVTTALSYYINNYPRNNNDFNDNINIINNYIKKQYVNDPDIISFAIYFSNLDNIGMNIDDTTARNLYVDFGYKDNSVTRVYTNYTPNIQRNKLNLLTSETNYYVNIIKYNDTFFVYNPIIYNNNNIGFILLELKTSIYEDLLNNNLYKDNLNIFITDREYNINAFNNPNELQNMQNILGNVTSSLKIRDEQNNSKINSITDAKIFYDEALNLLFVKYQIFNDIYVINSWSYKPAYQTDVAFREVLSIANLFIYAGLLIFSISIILLIYNLRRTLVAAKNVSESLSEGSGDLTIRLPIVNNNETGELVYSFNKFLDKMQNIIVTIKNNAYTMTGNIQNMRASISMSISDFNTIYKEFEREFENSSKISESSSNAARVSFMQRTKFNSVNETIQLLLDNINDITEKIKSQSEAISKTSTSVQQMIANIVTVSQGANKANTYAKVLYTEAQDGSNIGESVTESIQSIKEYSKQITNITQVIHNIAEQTNLLAMNAAIEAAHAGEHGRGFTVVADKIRKLAEDTDENSKIIDDIIEETTQAIDHTVSLAFKSSESMEKILEGSNTIADLIANISNANDELDIGRRDILYNISNLNSITEYIQELSIKQMQMSSTVGQNITSVDKLAEDVVNVVNATENDIKRLVSSIENVSELSNASSASMETMDKRIKELQYIFLQLYKSVISFKTEKTEEDIKKESKALDKLKLKLEQRAKKQKMKEEKKRMKNKG is encoded by the coding sequence ATGCTATTAAATAAAAAAGAAATTTCTAGAAAAAATAAATTAAAGTTCTATATACCAATACATTTCTTAATAGTTGCTGTTATATCAGTTGAATTATACTCTATACTATTAAGAACTATATATCAGTTGGGAAGTTCTTTAAGAGGATACATATATTTATTTATTGTATTAATAGCATTAGCAACTTCTATAAGTTTATTTCTTGATTGTATAAAGGCAGAGAGAAAAAGTGCTGTTATGCTTGGAAGGCTGTATGTCATAAAGACGGGCTTTGCTGTTGTACTAGTTGCTATAGTATCGTATGCTACTTACTTAATAGAAGGAAGTATAACATTATTTGAGATACTTAATATAAGACTCATAATGGTAATATTCCTTATAACTTTCTCTATGGGGCTTGCTTCTATTTCTTTTAACTTCTTAGTTGGACCTTTATATAGAAAAACTGGCTCTAAAGAATATTATTTACCTATGGGTTATAGTTTGGTGCCTATATTGATATCTGTAGTTATATTCATAATTACATTAGTTAATGGTATGCATTATAGGGCTGAGTCTTATCACTACTCTGCTTCAAATGCTTCATTAAAAAGAGAATATGCTAATGATTTCGTAAATGAGTTCTCAAGAAGAATAGATAAATATATTAATGTTACTACTGCACTATCATACTATATAAATAATTATCCTAGAAATAATAATGACTTTAATGATAATATAAATATAATTAACAATTACATAAAAAAACAATATGTAAATGACCCTGATATAATATCTTTCGCTATATACTTTTCAAACCTAGATAATATAGGAATGAATATAGATGATACTACTGCAAGAAACTTATATGTGGATTTCGGTTATAAAGATAATAGTGTTACTAGAGTATATACTAATTATACGCCTAATATACAGAGAAATAAATTAAATCTATTAACTAGTGAAACTAATTATTATGTTAATATTATAAAATATAATGATACTTTTTTTGTTTATAATCCTATTATTTATAATAATAATAATATAGGTTTTATTTTATTAGAATTAAAAACTTCAATATATGAAGACTTATTAAATAATAATCTTTATAAAGATAATTTAAATATATTTATTACAGATAGAGAATATAATATTAATGCTTTTAATAATCCTAATGAACTTCAAAATATGCAAAATATATTAGGAAACGTTACTAGTTCGCTTAAAATTAGAGATGAGCAAAATAACAGTAAAATAAACAGTATTACAGATGCTAAAATATTTTATGATGAAGCACTGAATTTATTATTTGTAAAATATCAAATATTTAATGATATATATGTAATAAATAGTTGGAGTTATAAGCCTGCATATCAAACAGATGTTGCTTTTAGGGAAGTATTATCTATAGCAAACTTATTCATATATGCAGGACTATTAATATTCTCAATATCTATAATATTATTGATATACAACTTAAGAAGAACTTTAGTTGCCGCTAAAAACGTATCTGAATCACTCAGTGAAGGTTCAGGTGATTTAACAATAAGACTTCCTATAGTTAACAATAATGAAACAGGAGAATTGGTATATTCGTTCAATAAGTTCTTGGATAAAATGCAAAACATCATTGTAACTATTAAAAACAATGCTTATACTATGACTGGAAACATACAAAACATGAGAGCTTCTATTAGTATGAGTATTAGTGATTTTAATACTATATACAAAGAGTTCGAAAGAGAATTTGAAAACTCCTCAAAAATATCAGAATCATCATCTAATGCTGCAAGAGTGAGTTTCATGCAAAGAACTAAATTTAATTCTGTTAATGAAACTATACAGTTATTATTAGATAATATTAATGACATAACAGAAAAAATAAAATCACAATCTGAAGCAATATCAAAAACAAGTACATCAGTTCAGCAAATGATAGCAAACATTGTTACAGTGAGCCAAGGAGCAAATAAAGCAAACACTTATGCTAAAGTATTATACACAGAAGCACAAGATGGAAGTAATATAGGTGAATCTGTTACAGAGTCTATTCAAAGTATTAAAGAATATTCAAAACAGATTACAAACATCACACAGGTTATTCATAACATAGCAGAACAAACTAACCTACTTGCAATGAACGCTGCTATCGAGGCTGCTCATGCTGGTGAACATGGTAGAGGTTTTACAGTTGTTGCTGATAAAATTAGAAAATTGGCTGAAGATACCGATGAAAACTCTAAAATAATTGATGACATTATTGAAGAGACTACACAAGCTATTGACCATACTGTATCTTTAGCATTTAAGAGTTCTGAATCTATGGAGAAAATACTTGAGGGTTCTAACACTATTGCCGACTTAATTGCTAATATATCTAATGCTAATGATGAACTTGATATTGGAAGAAGGGATATATTATACAATATTTCAAACTTAAATAGCATTACTGAATATATTCAGGAATTATCTATAAAACAGATGCAGATGAGTTCTACTGTTGGACAGAACATAACAAGCGTTGATAAATTGGCTGAAGATGTAGTTAATGTTGTTAATGCTACTGAGAATGATATTAAAAGGCTTGTTAGCTCTATAGAAAATGTAAGTGAATTGTCTAATGCGAGCAGTGCTAGTATGGAGACTATGGATAAGAGAATTAAAGAGCTACAATATATATTCTTACAATTATATAAATCTGTTATTTCATTTAAGACAGAAAAAACTGAAGAAGATATTAAGAAAGAATCTAAGGCTTTGGATAAATTAAAATTAAAATTAGAACAGAGAGCTAAAAAACAGAAAATGAAAGAAGAGAAAAAGAGAATGAAAAATAAAGGTTAA